The Lathyrus oleraceus cultivar Zhongwan6 chromosome 5, CAAS_Psat_ZW6_1.0, whole genome shotgun sequence genome includes the window GGATTCTGACTATGCAGGTGATCTGGATGATATGAGGTCTACAATGGGGTATGTCTTTACTCTTGCAGGGGACATATATGCTGGAAACTATCAGTTTAATCCATAGTAGTTATGTCTACAACTGAGGCAGTGAAAGAGTTGGGTGTTGAGCAATGTGGAGTTCAGTTGCATTGTGATAGTTAGAGTGTTATCTATTTGGCGAACAATCAGATGTATCATGCTAGTATCAAGCATATTGATGTGAGATTCCACAAGATCAGGGAGTTGTTGACGTCTGGACATATATTAATTCAGAAGGTTCACACTTCAGAGAATGCAACTGATATGTTGACCAAGCCAGTCACCAGTGACAAGTTCAAACAATGTTTGGACTTATTACATATTTCTCAGTGTTAAGGAGGAGGTGTACCTCCTCAGTTTCCAGGACGAATCGTTATGCAAAAAGTCTTCATAGGGGTTTGATATTTGCCAAGGTGGAGATTGTTGAATATGCCTCGTATTTTTGAGATAACTATGACTTGTTGAGAGCATAACTCATATTGTTGAGATAATTATGAGTTGTTGAGATAACTATAGGTTGTTGATATCACTAAATGATTTAGTAAGACTCAAAATGGTAAAAAAAAAGGTTGGTGCATAAAGTGTGAAAATCTAAAGCTAAGTTAGATGAACCCAAATAGGGGGTTAAGATGACAAAGCCAAATACAAAATCATCGTAATTTTTTCTTCTGTTTTAGTTTTTTTTCTCTATTCTTTATTTGTGAGTATGTTACTCACATACAATCTAGGAGTAGGCATGTCACAATGTTTGACACATGTACGACATTCATACGACACGTGTTTGAAAAGTTAGATAAATTGTAAGTATCTTTacaaaaaataatatttttctttAATTCGACACTCTGAGTTCGTGTCCGACATtcgtacaaaaatatgtcaaacAACGCAAACAAGTGTTTTGTTAAAAAAAATATATGCTTTAACACACCACACACATTTTTTTATAGATTTATTACTGTCATCTAAAAAGATTAAacatttattaaaaataatattatgaatgcaaaattaaagatattaattttgatctaaatatttttaaatctttaaaataataaatagataaataaataCATTATAAATGTAACCCTCAGAGACAAATCTTATAAAAGGAGCGGGAGGAAACCTCTGCACCCCTCATCTTCGTATGACAAAATGATAAATAATACATTTTTTCACATAAAACTAGAAGTTCGACTCTTGATTCTATCAATTTTGTAATTTTTTCGGAGTAAAACTTTCGGCCTAAAAGTAATTTAAACATAAAATTAACTACAAGATCAACTAATAATTTATAACAATTTTTTGAACcaattttatatatattttagGTTTTGGCACCCCAAAAAGTTTTCCTCAAAATCCCGCACTTTCTAGCAGTGTCAATGTCTCTTGATGTTTCTTCAAACAAATTTGTCTAGCAACATCGaagataaaaataaaaagaatgtGCATGGAGTGTTCTATCCGCTCTCCCCCCCAATTTTTAAACAATTCTCAAATAATAAAAGTTTGGCTTTATCCAGCTTTACATTATGTACCTGCTGCAAATCCCCCAAATGCACAATGTAATTGAATCCTCGATGTTGTCCAGCAAAGGATTCGTCAAATTCTATGATAGCTTCGGAGAATCCTAGAAAAAAACAATATCCCCCAAATGCAGGACAATCAAACTCTTACTGCTTCTTACTTCACATTGCCCTTTTGTAATAacaatttttattaaaaaaaacacTTGATAATGTGATGGCAAATGCTGTGCACACATTCTGTACCACATCTCGTGAGTTATGTACGTGTATATATTACAATGGACAACAGACTGAGCATCTGAATCCATTTGTATTGTAGTAAGGTAAAACATCTCCCAGCATCAAATCCTATAGATAAGATCACTTTCAAAAACAGTATCATTATTCTTTGTTTCACCTTAAACATGTTACTTCCTTTTCCTATATAAACCCACTAACTAGCCCAGTAGTACTCTCATATTATCATAATATTCCATTATCATTTCTGAAGAAGCTAATTAGCATTGTTTCAGCACTGGTTCTCTCATCTCAACTTGTGTAGATTAAGTAGAAGAAAGGAGGGGAATTGAATATTCAACTTCATGGATGTTGCACACTTTTTGTTTGGCATATTTGGTGAGTTAACTAATTAATGATCGCGTTTAGTTTTACCATACATTTGTTCTGTTTCTCACGGTTTTTCTTGGTTGGTTCAGGGAATGCTTCCGCTTTGTTCCTCTTCTTGGCACCGGTGTATGTATTACTTAGATGATTCTTTGTCTGTATGAACTTCCGATTAAAAGTGTGCCTGGTTTTCGAAATCTATTGTATATCTTTTTTTTCGTATGTGTGGATTAGTGAGGTTTTGAGTGAaaattttgaccaattgtgttttTTACAGGATTACATTCAAGAGGATTATAGTGAACAAATCAACAGAGAAGTTCTCAGGCCTTCCATATGTTATGACACTGCTCAATTGTCTTCTTTCTGCTTGGTGAGCTAGTTTTTGCTTTCAATCGACAACTTTTCACATAATAACTTATATCCTAACCAGGGCAGTCTTTCAGGACGTTTAAGGCAGGCTACCCGCCCAAAATTCACTAGTTGAATAAGGGCTGTGTGTGTAATGTGTAAGTCTTTTTAGTCTGTTCTAATTTCCAACATCCACAGGTACGGTCTTCCTTTTGTGTCTCCACACAACATACTAGTATCAACAATAAATGGCACAGGAGCAGTAATTGAAATCATATATGTTTTGATATTCATCACATTTGCACCTAAGAAAGAAAAGATCAAAATCTTTGGCCTATTCACCGCGGTACTCTCCGTGTTCTCCGTTGTTGTTTTCGTGTCGCTCTTTGCCCTACACGGCACGCCTAGGAAGAACTTCTGTGGCTTCGCTGCCACCATATTTTCTGTCATCATGTATGGTTCTCCTCTCTCAATTATGGTAAGCCAACTCTTAAGCATTTTCACAAACAGGTTATCTGCATATTGAAACACACAATTATGTAGTAAATATATGCAATTGATTGTTGATTTGAAATTATGTGTGCAGagattagtaatcaaaagcaaaagTGTTGAGTTCATGCCATTCTTCTTGTCACTGTTTGTGTTTCTTTGTGGCACTTCTTGGTTTATCTTTGGTCTACTAGGTCATGACCTATTTATTGCGGTAAGTTACTCTTTTGACTAAATTTGCAAGTTTATGTTAATAATTGAAGTCTCAAGAATAAATTTTCATTGTTCAATGATGTGTTTTTAGGTACCTAATGGACTTGGTTCTGTTTTGGGGACAATACAACTTATATTGTATTTCATATACCGTGACAATAAAGGTATTCCAAAAAAACATGGTACAACAGAGGAGAGTTCAATGGAAATGGGCAATGGAAAATCACATCAAATGAAACAGTCCaatgcaaatgaaattcaaggGTGACATTCAAGGACATTGTGTCATTCAAAACAATATATGTGTTTTTCAGCTACATAATATGTAACTGCTCCTATTTTTGTTTCTTAAATGACAATTATTTGCTTGTGTTAAGAGTCTGGCACCTTTAGGAGTTTCTTTGGTACTTCCCATTGTTGAGACATATATACATGGGTGAGTGAGTGAGTTTCTCTTAAATGATGTTCTTTTTCCTTGTAGCCTAAAAAAATAAAACTTGTAACTAATTGTTGAGTTTAATTCTGATATAGTATTTGTAATAGTATTTTTTTCATATTGATAATTTATCATAATTcttaaattaataaaaatatttgattttaattataattaaatttaaaatCATACATTTGTTTTATAAGTATTACAAAGCATAAGGGTGCTCAACCCTGAAAAAACACCACAAACAAACTACACAAGACAAGCGGCTGCATTAGCACGTCAAACAAATCAATCAATTGATCTGTTGAAACTATTATACGTCGAAAGTCACTCCCAAACTAAGAATTAAATCATCCTTAACCTCAAAATTACATAAAATCCCCCAGAATAAAATAGAGTTCCTATAATTCTAAATGGCCCAACAAAAAATCAGCTCAAACAACCAATGAAAATCAACAATAAGCTTTAATTTCAACTTTCGCCTGAGATCACGAAAGCACAATAACACCAAACATGTTTGTAAATCCAACTTCACACCAAGTCAATTGGAGAATTTCTTCCAATACAAAGTAGTAACAACACAAGACACAAATAGGTGGTTCAAGTCATCTTCTCCATCAAAACACAACAAACAAATTATGTTATGCACTCCTGTAACAACTGTGCTATTTTAGATTGAACTCTAGTCTCAACAGGGATATCTTCATGTTTCGACGGAAGTTGtgcatgttgtagt containing:
- the LOC127082559 gene encoding bidirectional sugar transporter SWEET1, encoding MDVAHFLFGIFGNASALFLFLAPVITFKRIIVNKSTEKFSGLPYVMTLLNCLLSAWYGLPFVSPHNILVSTINGTGAVIEIIYVLIFITFAPKKEKIKIFGLFTAVLSVFSVVVFVSLFALHGTPRKNFCGFAATIFSVIMYGSPLSIMRLVIKSKSVEFMPFFLSLFVFLCGTSWFIFGLLGHDLFIAVPNGLGSVLGTIQLILYFIYRDNKGIPKKHGTTEESSMEMGNGKSHQMKQSNANEIQG